In the genome of Streptomyces lydicus, the window GACAGCAAGGACAAGGCGTCCGACAAGTCCTCGACCGCCTCCAAGTCCTCGAAGGACAGCAGCGCAGACAGCGGCATGGACACCATGGCCAAGCCGTTCGGCCCGGCCTGTTCGACGGTGCCCAAGGACGGTAAGGGCAGCTTCGACGGCATGGCCAAGGACCCGGTCGCCACCGCCGCCTCGAACAATCCGGCCCTGTCCACCCTGGTCACCGCGGTGAAGAAGGCGGGCCTGGTCGACACGCTCAACAGCGCCAAGAACATCACCGTCTTCGCGCCGACCAACGACGCCTTCAGCAAGATCCCCAAGGCCCAGCTCGACAAGGTCCTCGCCGACAAGGCGATGCTGACCAAGATCCTGACCGGTCACGTCGTCGGCGAGAAGATCTCCCCCGACAGGCTGCCCGACGGCTCCTTCGACACCCTGGCGAAGAGCAAGCTGACGACCTCCGGCTCCGGTGAGTCGTACAAGGTAGACGACTCGGCCAAGATCGTCTGCGGCAACGTGCAGACCGCCAACGCCACCGTCCACATCATCGACTCGGTCCTCCTCCCCAGGAAGTAGGCCGGACCCGGGACTCCCCCGCCCCGGTGGGGGCAGACGGGCCTTTGGCTGCCGCGCATGGGACAGCGGCAGCCGAAGGCCCGCTTCTTTGTGATCGGAGCCGGACCCTACGGCCCGAAGCCTCCCACCGGCTGGGTGCGGCAGCTCCGCCCCCCATCTAGGGCTTGTCCTGTCGATCTCGGCCGTCCCCAGCGGTCACACTCCGATGAAGCTCACCGTCTCCGT includes:
- a CDS encoding fasciclin domain-containing protein, producing MSTLRFRRTALAVTAAAVLPIALAACSNDMDSKDKASDKSSTASKSSKDSSADSGMDTMAKPFGPACSTVPKDGKGSFDGMAKDPVATAASNNPALSTLVTAVKKAGLVDTLNSAKNITVFAPTNDAFSKIPKAQLDKVLADKAMLTKILTGHVVGEKISPDRLPDGSFDTLAKSKLTTSGSGESYKVDDSAKIVCGNVQTANATVHIIDSVLLPRK